The genomic segment ATCTCAGACATATGGAAGAAAAAAGAAATTTTGGTGGAAAATTACTAACTTACTTTTACATTAAGACGAAATTGTTAGAAAACGAACTCTTGACAAGAATCTCGAAAAAAAACGGTTCGGGCATTCTGGTTTGCCCCACGAAAGAAATGGAATACCAATCATATAAAAATGCATTAGAGAGCACTAGATTATTTTGGTCTAATAAACATGAATGAAAAAGTAAAATCCTATTTAATTGAATGGATCAAGTTTGAGTTAGAGCAAGAAAGAATAAAAAATTTGGAACCGGAATTAGCTTTCTCTACAGCTTACGAGAAATTAAGTAATTTGGATGAGATTTCTTCTGAATTTAATGAAGAAGATACAGATCTTGCAAATTTAATCGGTGATAAAATTTTAAAAAATAAGAATGATTATGATTATTTAGTTTGGCTATTAAATCAGATTGAAAGCGGAAAGAATATCTCTTCTGCCTTTGCTCATAAGTACACTGTCTCATTTCGGACTGTTGCCGAAACAACGATTACTAGCTCAATTCAACTAAAGTTTTCAGTTGAATCGATTATTTCGATCCCAGAAAACAATGAGGTAGCATTTTATGATATTTTTGGTGAAGAATGGAAGCTAGCAGCATAATCGCCCCGATCGCATTCGAAAGCTACAGGATTGATAAAGCGGATATAGAAATGAAGCCTTATCTTCAGCTACTAGCAAATTACAATCAGGTGGATTTTGTAAATGTCTGGTTTTCTTATGGTTTAAGAGAGCCTACGTTTCTGAAGGCGGATAAGCTGTATGTCGTTGGTTTTAATCTTGAGGTAAAATTTTATAAAAGTGAAATAGCTATTGAAGACCGCGAGAAAGCGGAGAGCATGATAGATTTAAAACTTGGTATTGCAGGGATGTTTAGTGTCGTTGATGAGAATCGTCTTCCATTAGAGGTTGAAGAGAGGCTCATTAAAATTAATGGACCAACTATATTATTTCCTTATGCCAGAGCTGCTATGACTCTGTTACTCTCCCTAGCCGGTTTTCCTGCATTCTTATTCCCTATATTAAATATTAATGAACTCTCAAAAAAGGCCGGCGAAGCAATGGAAGTTAGAGTTGTTGAGTAGTTTCGTATCTAAATCACACATTTATGGAGAAATTTAAATTCTTGTAGTTATCTTTATATAAGATTAATTTTTAAATGTTTTTTTTAAAAGTTGGATTTTTCCATATCAGATCTTCTGTAGTATACTCTGGCTCATCCTCATCGTTCCACAAATCTGGAAATTTAATCTGATCAAAAAATAATTCGTTCATTTTGTGAATATCTTCTATGATCTCTTTTGAAGATTTTTCCAAGAACACCATAGAATCGGGATCTTCTTTTTTTCTCATAAACAAGTGGCGGGATTTTTGATCAGAACCCCGCCGGGTCTCCTCTTTTTAAAGATTCAACAAACTGACTACCTTTCTTTCTTTTCCAAACAGAAATTGGTTCAACTGTTTAAGCCTCTTGGCTCTTTAACTCTTTTATATCCTTCCTGATTGCTTTCAATTCAGGATTCAGTAAGGCATCTCCTGGCATTTTACCAGAAACAAATCTCTCTACTTTATCTAGTACTTCAATGATTCGACTAATCTTCTGTTCGTTGGTCATTTTCTATCACCTTATAATCTTCTACTATAATTGCATTCGGAAAATTCTTCTTCCTAATCTTTTCCTGTTTGGCGGTCTGCTCTATGTATAATTGAAGCTTTTCTATTTCTTCTTTTATCTTAGGATCTATTCGTTTAAGCAAAAACGGAAATCCTTCTCTTGCAATCGCAGTCAAAATTGCCATTGCAATCTTTCCCTTCGGAAGTTCGCTTTCTATCTTATGAGTTTTCGACTGGGATTTCAATCGCTTCACCACGCCATGCTTTACCGGCAATCTTGGCCAAATGTATTGCAAGATTAATAGATTGCTCTGGATTCGCTGACAAAGCTTCCAATGCGCCTTCAGTCACTTTAGCAAAGACAGAACCAAATGAAAATCTTTCTTCCCTAGTCTTTCTTCTCGCTAAAATTTGCTCCTTCTCTAAATTCCATCTTTTTCTTTCCAAATCAAACTCTTCTTGCTGGATCTCCATTTTCCGTTTGTTAGCATACTCGATAGTATCAAGCTTTTCATTCAATGCCTCTTTTTGCTTGTTGATTCTTTGCTCAACTTCTTGGTCATACTCTGCAAACTTGGAAGAATACTTTTTTGTAACTCGTTCTAAATCCTCGGAGTAAAGTCGGTTCATTTCGAAAGTTGCCTTCATAATATCCAAAGGACTAGTTTCGATAACTTGAGGAGGTGGAGCTATTTCCTTTTCTTCCGGTTCAAATACTTTCAATTGACCGGCTGTAAATACTTCACCGTCTTTTTTGATTTCATAAGTAATAAATAAAGGCTGTTTGAGTAAATGATTCAAAACTTTAAAGGAAGTTGGAATATTTTCACCATCGACGATAGTTTTTCCTGTTTCGGTAAAAAATTCAAAGGTATATATGGATTCCGGATACTCACTTTTCCTTTTTCCGTGAGCTGTTTTCATCGATCGAAAAGCTTCGTCTGAGTTTATCATCTGATTATTGTCCTTTTTTTCTTCGCTTATTGTCTGTACAACGTTAAAACAATGTATAAAGATCGTTCCAACAATGTTCTAACTATGTGACTCAAAGATTTTTATTAAGCTTGTCAAGTGAAAACTATGTTATAACTACGTTCTATGCACAAAACTCTCAGGATTCAAGCCAGGTTAAGCGAACATAATTTGATTTTAATATGGGATGATTACAAAAAAGAATTCATGCGGCAAAACGGGATCTACCCTACCGACTCAGATGTGCTAGGCTCAATTCTGTACAAGGCAAAAGAAACAAATTATTTGTACGTAAAAAGGCTGAATGTTTTGAAACTTAAAGAGAGATCAAATCAGGAAGAGAGAGAATTCCGCCTTCTTTCAGAGCTCGTAGAGAATCTAACTGAAGACGAAAAGAAATTAGGTTAGAATTGGGATCTTCAAAATTCCTAGTCTAAAGACTATATATCCAATAATACAAAGTATTAATATAGAAACGATTGCTATGAAAGTATTTCTTATCCCTTGCCATTTTCCGGCATCCTCCGATGCATTCATGGCCAGCTTAGAGTTTTTCTCACTCTCTCTCTTTGTACTTTCAATCGTTCGATCTTGAATACTTTCTTCTTCCACAATGTTCTTCAGAAATTTCTGATATCTTGGCCGGTCTTCAATTGGTAGTTTGATTTCTAAGTCTCTGACAAGTTCTACTTGTTTTGCGATAGATCCGGGAGATTTAGATATCGATGTACAAGAATAGAATAAAGATAAAAGAATCAAAAAACCTAAGTAAAAATGGATCCTTTTCATTATTTTCTCCTTTGCCATTTGTCCCAAGCAAAAGGAAAGATTGGTGATGCAATGAAGATGAGTCCTATGACTGATAAAGACCAAAAAGCCGGGAAGCCCATCGATTCAGTAAGAGATACCATTGGAGCCTTTCCAAAGAATTGAAGTACCGCATCCGCAATAAATCCTAAAAAGAATATTACTATTCCGAATCGTTGTAAGAATTGAAGTATTTTATTTTCGCTTTTCATTTTTTCCTCTTTTTAATAAATCCTATATGACATGGACTTTTCGCCGGTCCTTTAATTGCCTTTCGTAGATCCTCAATTGGAATGAAACAATTATCACCATCATGGTCCTTATAACCGGTAAGAAGTTTACCGAAAGGATCTTTCAGAAATCCACCGATGAATTTATTTTCATAATTGTTTCTTTTTCCACTAAATAAAGTTAAATGTCCTTTCCCTGAAGGATACCAAGGCTTTATATATAGCGAACACATAAAAGGCATTTCCTCTACTGATCTCTCAATTATTCCAGACATCGAGGAGACCTCGTAGTCAAATGTGAAGTCAGTGTCTTTTAATAAATTATTTAAAAGTCTTTTGTGAGCTTCCCAATGAAATCTTGTCTCACCTTTCTTTAAAATATTATCTAAGGCAATCTCGTAAGCGACCTCATCGATTTCATCTTTGATTATTTCTTTTTCCTTTAGAGCTCCACAAAACATAGAACCTGCAGAAAGGAAGCATTTAGAACTTCTATCAAAGAGAAGATGCTCATACTTTTCAAAGTCTATTAGTAAGAATAATTTCTTACCTTTCAAATCATAAACAATTCCATCCTCAATTGTATAAGGATTAATATTATCTCTTTGAGTTTTATACTTTGTCTGAGTAAAAAAAGTATCTGTGTAAAGTGGCATAAGCTTTCTTAAAACAACAATGAACCGATGATAAGAAGTCCGGCTACGAGCACCATTCCGGAGGAATCGTCATCTTTCTTTACAGAGGGCTTAACTTGATTTCTAACAGGAGTTTGCACGATTGGTACACTTGTATTCAATGCTTTCGTTTCAACTTTAATGATTGAGATTCCCGGATTCAACTTCTGAAAATCTCTGATAACTCTTCCTGACGTTTCACCGGTGGCCTTTCCGCTAGCATCGAGATCCACTAAAAAAGAAAACCTTTTTTCTTGTGTGTTAAAAAGTAGTCCCTCAGCCTTTGGATAGTTGTACTTTTTATTTGTTGGAAGATATACATAGAATCGTCCTTTCATTTTCGCTTACTCCTTATTTTATAAATTGCAAATCCGATGATTGCGATTAGTGGAAATGTAATCGCTGCTTTATTACTCAATGATGGTACAAATCGTCTCCAATTCTTAATCTGAAAATGCGACTCATCCGGGAAGCGTACTTTCTTTTTCGTTTTCGGATCGATATTCCAGAAATCTTTTCCCCAAGTTATATCTGAGTTTTTTTCCAAGAGCTTTCTGATATCGTTTTCTCTTTTAGAAAAGTTTACTCCAACGATATCGAAAGCCATTCCATGATTATGTGGTGAGTGGCCAGCTTTTGCATAAGTGACTATCGATCCGGATCTTGTTCTTCCCTGGCCATAAAGATATTCTTGCCTTTCGTTGGTTCTATACGTTTCGTATAGTTTTGATTCTGGAATAAGAGAATGCAAATCTAACCAAAATTTTTTTAATCTTGGAGTTACCTTCTCAATAGAATTCTCAACTTGTTCGAGAGCAAGACTCATATTCCTACTTTCTTGATGAACCTTTTAACTTAGAATAAATAAGAGCAATCCCTCCACCGATAATAAGAAACTTTGTCCAATCAATCGCAGCCTTTACATCTTCTTTTTTATTCCCGGTTACATCAGCAATTACTCGAACTGGATCTACCCAACCACCTTCTTCAAATACATATTCTTTTAAATTTTTAAGATTACTCTTTTTGGATAAAATGAAATCCCTGAAGTCGTTTATATCCGGATCGGTGGAAAATAAATTCGTAGTAAAGGATTTTTTGAATACTGTTCCTTGCTTAACTTGGAAGGAAATTCTCTTCAGCTCCGGATTCAATTTCAAATTTTTGAATTTTGATAGATATGATAATTCCTCAACGGAAAATCCAATTGGCTGAGTCAATCCGCTCTCTGAGTAATCAATAGCATATCGAGGAACACTATTCTTACTATTTGCTTCCCATGGAACATCCCATCCAGGAATAAAGGAAGCCTCGGGCATCGTTTGAATAAATCTATTTTGATCTTGCGGTAATATTGCCATCTTTTTTTCCTTTGCTTAATAATTCATAAATTTTGGATACAAATCCTTTCACTTCTTTAACGGTAGATTCTACTTCTTTGTTATTTAGAAGAATCTCTTGAATCTTTTCATTGTATTCTTTCTCAAGTCCGGAAATCTTCTTAGTCATTTCCTTGTCTAATTGCATGATTTTAATTTGAACTTGAGTACGTACAAAGTAAGTTAATACAAGTGAAAGAATTGAAATTAAAGGATATAGGTCTTTGATATTTTCCATGTTAGTATCGAATCCAGCAATTTTCCGTATATGTAGCCGGGGATGTTTCGTCACCAAGTCTTGGAGATCCATTTCCATCCTCGATTTGGAAAATATCGTTTGTTAAGTTTCCATCGGCAGTGATGATTTCAATGATTGTTCCAGAACCTGCATTTACGTTAGTTGATCTAATCGGAATCCCGTTAGCCTTACCAAATCTAAACCTCTGCATTTTATCATCAGCATAATCACCAATACTGCCACCATTGTAAGGCTGTCCATTGGCTTTGTTTCCATTTCCAGATTGACCCCAGATCCTTGGAGAACGTCCCCTTCTATCCCAAAGCTGAATTGTTCTATTGGCTGCCCAGTCAGCCGATGCACTTACTCCCCGCGTGACAATTGTTCCTGAAGAATTACGCACTACTAAATTTGGGAAATTATTCCATAACCATAAAAATAGATCTAATGCTTGGTTACTGGCAAGTTCAGTTGCATTGGAAGAATCATTTCCAATAGTTCCTCCTCTGACATATAGCCACCTACCAGACGTTTGATTTCGCATGGTGTATTTTATATCTCCAACTTCTGAGCCATCGGAGGATAGTTCAAGATCGGAAATCTGTTTTTGAAGCTTACCTATTGCTTGTAAAAGTGAATCTGTTTCGGAGATCGTTCCTCCGGAAGTTAAACTAAGTCCTGTAAGTGGCCTAGAAAAAATATTTGAAATTTGATTCTGAAGCTTCCCTAGAGCTCCAAGGATTGTATCGGTAGCCGTGATATTTCCACCGGTTAAGATTGAAAGACCTGTTAGGTTTACATTGAGAACGTTTACGATAAAATTTGAAATGAAGTTTTTTATTTTTCCGAAAGCCAATAAGATAGAATCGGAAGATAAAATATTTCCTGAAATTTCTGTTAATCCGGTTAAGATAGAATTCCTTACCCGGTCTTCTGTAAAATATTTGTTTATAGATCCTTCAGCTAATGAATCGGTAGATCCTGGACTAGAAACAATCGGTATATAAGCTGATCCGCTCCATCGATAAGATAGATTTGTATCTAATGCAATGTAGATCTTTCCAGACTCTCCGGAAGCCGGGAAGCTTGCAAGATTAGAAAATTCTAATACATCGTCTACGTAGCTAGGAAGAAGTGAAGCAGGAATCTTTCCTCCGGCATCGAGAGAAACCTTTGAGTCCAAAGCATTTGAGAGTCCAGAAACTTCAGGTATCGATGATGGAAATGATGAGGGCTTATTCTGAATTTGATTATAAGATGGACGGTTTTGAATGATAACAGGAAACGCTGGATTGGATTTATCTATTACTAGTCCTGTACCGGCTGACGCAAAAATATCAGAAAGTTTTGCGGATAAAGCATTTGTAAAAAATGCAAATTTTTGAGTTAGTCCATCTATTTGATCAGTAGAAAAAACTTCCACAAATTCATTAAGGTATTGTCTTGAACCATTTAAAACTTCTGTTTCTGGAATAGGATCATACAACAAGTTATCTATACGCTGAGAAATTAACTCTACATTATTTTGCAATATGGCATCTGCATTTATTCTTGCAGCTTCTTCATTGTTTAATTCGGTATTTAAATCAGAAATATCTTCTTCAATTGTTTTAAGCTTATCATTTATGATATCAAATCCATTATAGGTAGCGTCAAAATGTTCAGGCTGTCCTGGATTATCAAAATTAGCTTCGCAAAAGTCGGCTAACGCTTCTAATTGCGGTAAGAGCTCATCTAATGTAGCTTTATCTTCCCAGGACATTTTCTTTAATACTCCAAGGTAAAGTTAACTCTACCTGCGACAGCAATTTCAGTTTGTTGAATTTTAGGTAAGAAAGGAACGATATACAAAAACTCATAATCATTCGTGTTTTCAATCAGGATCTCTTCAGTTGAAGAAAATGTATTCGATTGAACGATATATACACCTACAAGCTGTTTCTTCACCTTTCTAGAAAGTACGATCTTTCCAGTCGTTGCCTCCAAGTAATTGTTTTGTGAATTGGCAGGGAAGTCTGCAAACTCCGGAATCTCCTTGTAATTGATACGGAATGGAAAATTTGTTTGTAGAGCCTCTGGAGCGATCTGAGGAATATCTGAGTTTGCAGAAATTAAGGTATTGAAAATCCCAATGTTTGGATCTATGATTTTATCGAAATCATCGTTATATACACTCTCAATATTCTCATTCGCTAGAAGAAAAGCCAATTGAACTGGATTTTCTAATGCAAGCTTTGATCTAAAATAATAAGTCATAAAAAGAGGATTACTTATTTTTAGATTTCTCGCTTTCTCAATATTTACCTTTGTGATAGAAGCTGTCTCAGTATAACGCGAGAAATGATCTGGTGCTGGAAGTTCATTCTCACGTCTAAAACTTTGAGTAAATATAAACGCATGAGAAACGTTAATTAACATGCTAAATTTCCTCTACGACCAATGCAATAGCTACATCTCTCGGATCTACACCAACATTATTCGTACTTAATTGAACTTCTAAGTTATCTGTTACTCCAAGAACCGGTTTTTTGCCAGGTATAGGAAAAACATTGTACGCTGGAGAACCATGTATTGCGCCTGCTACTGCTAGAGACATTGATCCTTCAATGATTCCACCTGTCCGTTGAATCGACGAAGAAATTAAGTCGACCATTACATTATCGAGACCAGGTTTATATCTTAAAATCCATCCATTGATTCGAATATCTGTATCAAAAGAATTCGCCAGAGTTATTGCAGTTTGGGAGTTTTTTTGAGGAAGAACAGAATCAGAGTTTCCTGCTAGAAAGTAATAGGGTTTCTTCTTTGCATACTCAGGATCATCCTCAACTACTTCCTCTACCAGTAAACTTACAGATACATCCTTTTCGGATATTCCAACGGCCTGAGTTTGGAGTTTAATCTCAATTGTTTCACCAGATCCTATCATTGGCTTTCTGCCAAGCAGAGGAAAGCAATGAAATCCCGGTTGTCCATATGGTGCACCAATGACTGAAAGAGGAAGATAACCTCTGATTAGATTTTTTATCGATTTACTTTCTAAATTGAAGCCAACATCTTCCAATCCTGGTTTGTACCGTAGTACTATACCATGGATTCTTTTCTTTATGTTTACCTTAGAAGTTAATATAATTGCTCTCTGAAATGAATTGGAATTTGCTCCGATTGCCTTAGAGTATCCAGATAATAATGTGAACTTATTTTTGATTTGAGTTGCCGACATATGTTATTTCCCAAAAATTCGAATTCCAGGGAGCTTGGCCTCCCTGGAAAAGGTTAAATGCTATTTGTTAACTGATTTCTCTTCGATCACGAAGAGTCTTCCAACTAACAAATAGTCAACAAGAGTATTTCCTGGAGTTACACCATCTTCAGGTGTACCAATAATTGAGAAGGTTTGGCCTTGCTCAACATTCAAAGGAAGACGAATGATATTTCTTTCATTTTCTATTGAACCTTCAGGATAAACCCATCCAGCTACCGTTTCATTGGATGGGCTGATACCATTGCCAACTTTTTGGTAACCAAGAATCTGAGGAAGAGGATCATGCGCTTCGATAGCAAGAAAGCTTCGCACTTCATCTTTACCAAGAGTCACTTTGAATTTTGTCTGATTCAAAAGCTTGGTTAAAGCGCTTAACGGCGCATAATCGTTTGCAGGACCGGCTAGATTCAAAGGAGTGAAATCAGGACCAAAACTGTATAGTTTCAAACCTAATGTCTTTCCCGCAGCTCCATCGAATGGGTTCTTTCCATTCGTATTGTAAAGAGCCTTTCCAGGGTAATTTTTTCTTACCTCTTCACCACCAAACAAAATGATTCTAGTAGAACCTGCTTCATACTTGAAGACAGATTGTTTTGTATCAAAGAGTTTACCGGACGAGATTACATCTCGTACCGGGTCTTTTTTCTTTTTCGCTTGTGTTTCCATAGTTATTTGTTGCTTCTCCTTGCCTAACTAGGCTTTAACTATTTCTTTTCTTCTTTTGATCTACTTTCCGATATCGGAATAGATATCCGAATCAGTGCCAGCAAGAGAATAAATTGGATCAGGATCACCATCTAATTCAAATTCTGGAGTTTCATTTACATTTCCAGCTAGAGACAATTGACTATTGCTTGGCTGAACATACTGGATCTTTCCATCTTGAAAGGCCTTTCTAATACGAGAGTCAACCTCTTGATTGATTTGGTTTTCCAACTCTTCACCAGACATTTCCTCGTAGTCTTCTTCACCTGACAATGCATCTACGATACCTGCCGGAAGAGCCTTTTGAATCGTAGGTATCTTTGTTGCAAGATGAATCGAAGCGGCAATGCTTCCACCTACTAGACCAACTCTAACGAGCTTATCTTTTACAGATCCTTGGAATTTGATCGCAGCCACGGAGATCCCACTTGAAACAAGAACTGTTCCGGTTTCCGGAGATTCTTTCAAGATCTGCTTTGCATAATCCATAGTTGAAAGGAATCGATTGAGAGCATAACCAACAAAGGCAGCTCCTCCGATCTTTGCGCCTGACATAAGTTCTGTTTTAAAAGACATCTTACGCCACCTTGCCAGAGATTTTGGAAACGTTTTTCTTGACTCGTTCCTTAATCGACTGGGCTTTCAAGTACGGAGCTAATTTCTTAGCATTCCTATCCTGTACGGATTTGACTCTTTGCTCATAGCGTAACCATACCTCAGCGGAGGCTGATTCCTTGGGACGCTTAGGCATTTTAATGAGTTTGGGTTTCTTCATTTTCGCTTACCTATTTGCTTTTCTTTCCTACTAAAAAAATGACACCAATGACAGCGACTCCTCCTAGTATCAAAGGAAGTTTACTATCTTCTTTTATGCTGTGAGTGATTTCAGAATCGAAAACTCCTCCGGCTTTTGCAGATCTATCTGTTATCTTCGATGGGGCTGTGACAGTTGGCCTTGCAACTTTAATGCTCGATACTTTCGAAGATGAGGCTCGCTTCACTTTTACCGGAGCTTTTGTCTTTCTTATTAAATCTAAAATAGCAGTATTACGTTTGTTTTTCGCTTGGTTACGTGCTTGTTTCTTTTGAGCAGCTCCCTGTTGCATGGTACTTGCCGCGCTCATGGCCATCGGTATAAATTGAGCAAATCCTAATTCTCCGTTCATCTCATCCTCTTCGATACTTTCGCTTGTTTCTGGATCTTCTTCGCTTTGAATGTCTTCATAGCTTTCACCGCTTTCAAAATCTTCCTCGGTTTGCTCTTCTTCCTCTTCTTCTGGCTCTTCCGGAGATCCTTCCGGATTGAGTAGGCCTCCAGCTCCTTCAGCTACCTGAGAAAGCACATCCCCGGCTCCTTTGGCCAAATTTGAAACTCCCTTACTCAATCCCTTGCCAACGTCTGACCAAGCCTTTCCATAGGCCTTTACGCCGCTAGAAATGCCCTTCTGGACGCCCTTAGTGGCCTTGGAGACCGATTTCCCGACGTTTCTAAATCCTTTGGTTAAGCCTTTAGCTTTGAATTTAGGAGCTCTGAATTTTGTTTT from the Leptospira ryugenii genome contains:
- a CDS encoding protein-export chaperone SecB gives rise to the protein MEASSIIAPIAFESYRIDKADIEMKPYLQLLANYNQVDFVNVWFSYGLREPTFLKADKLYVVGFNLEVKFYKSEIAIEDREKAESMIDLKLGIAGMFSVVDENRLPLEVEERLIKINGPTILFPYARAAMTLLLSLAGFPAFLFPILNINELSKKAGEAMEVRVVE
- a CDS encoding M15 family metallopeptidase; amino-acid sequence: MSLALEQVENSIEKVTPRLKKFWLDLHSLIPESKLYETYRTNERQEYLYGQGRTRSGSIVTYAKAGHSPHNHGMAFDIVGVNFSKRENDIRKLLEKNSDITWGKDFWNIDPKTKKKVRFPDESHFQIKNWRRFVPSLSNKAAITFPLIAIIGFAIYKIRSKRK